The following are from one region of the Yoonia sp. R2331 genome:
- a CDS encoding DUF4167 domain-containing protein: protein MRSSKSRSRNKNRNNRPSGGNIINRVFDSSGPDGKVRGTPQQIIEKYNQMHRDAVLSGDRVDAENYAQHAEHYTRLLAEAQREVEAKREEQEEQNRQRQAERDRERNERLRAQEEAAAGGGDQPDSGLVETPEARSEDQPNPEGGKPQRKPRQRKPRPPKNDGGAPPQDSGNTPEAAE, encoded by the coding sequence ATGAGATCTTCGAAGTCGCGGTCGCGGAACAAGAACCGCAACAACCGTCCCTCAGGCGGGAATATCATCAACCGGGTTTTCGATAGCTCGGGCCCTGATGGAAAGGTGCGCGGCACGCCGCAGCAGATCATCGAGAAATACAACCAGATGCACCGGGATGCCGTCTTGTCAGGCGACCGGGTGGATGCGGAAAACTACGCCCAGCACGCAGAGCATTACACTCGCCTGCTGGCAGAGGCGCAGCGCGAGGTTGAGGCCAAGCGCGAAGAGCAGGAAGAACAGAACCGCCAGCGCCAGGCTGAGCGTGACCGCGAGCGCAACGAACGTCTGCGCGCGCAGGAAGAGGCCGCAGCCGGTGGCGGCGATCAACCAGATAGCGGATTGGTCGAGACACCCGAGGCGCGGTCAGAGGATCAGCCGAACCCGGAGGGCGGCAAGCCACAGCGCAAACCGCGCCAACGCAAGCCGCGCCCGCCCAAGAATGACGGCGGTGCGCCGCCGCAGGATTCCGGCAACACCCCCGAAGCTGCAGAATAA
- a CDS encoding class I SAM-dependent methyltransferase yields MPDKVSLAQLGQRADTHDAVCPTQHATAERILSFVKPGDQVLELGGGDGRLAMDIAPHVDSYICSDAAEDLVSVAAARTRSLGNVRCVSLGTEDASLPRNQDIVLGIDLLHLLDDVPRALQRMHWLLRPGGLLITRTVTVAGPTQALKLPDLLRRMMGRKPHMSMVTSAALERMVRTAGFEVVSCDMVPRHSRNCMIVARARPSSGEATGEGAERL; encoded by the coding sequence ATGCCAGACAAGGTTTCACTGGCCCAATTGGGCCAGCGGGCGGATACGCATGATGCGGTGTGTCCGACACAACATGCGACGGCAGAGCGTATTCTGAGTTTTGTGAAACCGGGCGATCAGGTGCTTGAACTGGGGGGTGGCGACGGGCGGCTGGCGATGGACATCGCGCCGCATGTGGACAGCTATATCTGCAGCGATGCCGCCGAAGATCTGGTGTCCGTGGCAGCCGCACGGACCCGCAGCCTTGGCAATGTGCGCTGTGTCAGCCTTGGCACCGAAGACGCGAGCCTGCCGCGCAATCAGGACATCGTGCTGGGGATTGATCTGCTGCACCTGTTGGATGACGTGCCACGCGCTTTGCAGCGGATGCACTGGCTGCTGCGCCCCGGTGGCCTGTTGATCACACGGACGGTAACGGTGGCTGGCCCGACGCAGGCGCTGAAGCTACCCGATCTTTTGCGCCGGATGATGGGCCGCAAACCGCATATGTCGATGGTGACAAGCGCGGCGCTGGAACGGATGGTGCGCACCGCCGGGTTCGAAGTTGTCAGTTGCGATATGGTGCCGCGCCACAGCCGGAACTGCATGATTGTCGCACGCGCACGTCCCTCATCCGGCGAGGCTACGGGCGAGGGCGCAGAACGCCTCTAG